One stretch of Niallia sp. XMNu-256 DNA includes these proteins:
- the ltrA gene encoding group II intron reverse transcriptase/maturase yields the protein MLLNQILSRKSMLLALKRVEQNKGSHGVDMMPVQNLRQHLVENWVSIRGAILKGTYEPMPVRRVEIPKPDGGVRLLGIPTVTDRLIQQAIAQILSKIYDPMFSEHSYGFRPNRSAHDAVRKAKGYIKDGYRWVVDMDLEKFFDKVNHDRLMNTLAKRIEDKPLLKLIRKYLQAGVLINGVVSSAEQGTPQGGPLSPLLSNIVLDELDKELEARGHKFVRYADDCNIYIKSKRAGERTMNSIQRFIEKKLRLKVNEKKSAIDRPWKRKFLGFSFTSSKEPKVRIAKDSLKRLKNKVRKLTSRKMSYPMEYRVEKLNQYLIGWCGYFALADTKTVFRELDGWVRRRLRMCLWKNWKNPRTKIRNLIKLGVPEWKAYEWGNSRKGYWRISNSPILSKALNNSYWSNQGLKSLQTRYEFLRQLS from the coding sequence ATGCTTTTGAATCAAATCCTGTCACGGAAGAGTATGCTTCTAGCATTGAAACGAGTAGAACAGAATAAAGGAAGCCATGGAGTAGATATGATGCCCGTACAAAACCTACGTCAGCACTTAGTCGAAAATTGGGTTTCTATTAGAGGGGCAATTCTCAAGGGTACCTATGAACCAATGCCTGTCCGAAGAGTCGAAATCCCGAAACCTGATGGCGGTGTTCGGTTATTAGGCATCCCAACTGTGACAGACCGTTTGATTCAACAAGCAATTGCCCAAATATTATCGAAGATATATGACCCGATGTTCTCGGAACACAGTTACGGCTTTCGTCCGAACCGAAGTGCCCACGATGCAGTTAGGAAAGCAAAGGGATATATCAAAGATGGATATAGATGGGTAGTAGACATGGACCTAGAGAAGTTCTTTGATAAGGTGAATCATGATAGACTCATGAACACATTAGCGAAAAGAATCGAAGATAAACCACTATTGAAACTCATCCGTAAATACTTACAAGCTGGTGTCTTGATAAATGGAGTGGTTTCTAGTGCGGAACAAGGTACACCACAAGGTGGACCGTTGAGTCCACTGCTTTCTAATATCGTGTTAGATGAACTAGATAAAGAGTTAGAAGCCAGAGGACATAAATTCGTTCGCTACGCAGATGACTGTAATATTTACATTAAATCGAAACGAGCAGGAGAACGAACAATGAACAGTATCCAACGATTCATTGAGAAGAAGCTCCGTCTGAAGGTAAATGAAAAGAAATCAGCAATAGACCGTCCGTGGAAACGAAAGTTTCTAGGCTTCAGCTTTACGAGTTCAAAGGAACCAAAGGTTCGTATCGCAAAAGACAGCCTAAAGAGATTGAAGAATAAAGTACGAAAACTTACTTCAAGAAAGATGTCCTACCCAATGGAATATCGGGTTGAGAAACTGAACCAGTATTTAATAGGGTGGTGTGGATATTTTGCGTTAGCTGATACGAAAACTGTTTTCAGAGAATTAGATGGTTGGGTTCGAAGAAGGCTTCGCATGTGTTTATGGAAAAATTGGAAGAACCCCAGAACAAAGATACGCAATCTTATAAAACTAGGTGTTCCAGAATGGAAAGCTTATGAATGGGGAAATAGCCGGAAAGGTTATTGGCGTATCTCGAATAGCCCAATATTAAGTAAAGCCCTCAATAACTCCTATTGGAGTAACCAAGGGCTTAAAAGTCTACAAACTCGTTATGAATTCTTGCGTCAATTATCTTAA
- a CDS encoding SRPBCC domain-containing protein, giving the protein MTRQILVPSPNDSFATGEIDLRLCGKIAFDDGEGTTYIGTITELEQSYLFSFLREVDDMINISLQEEDKGCRMIFTHTFNDDSWVVNTAAGWHRCLDALH; this is encoded by the coding sequence GTGACACGACAAATCCTAGTTCCTTCTCCCAATGACTCTTTTGCTACAGGAGAGATTGATCTCAGACTCTGTGGCAAGATTGCCTTCGATGATGGTGAAGGGACAACATATATTGGGACAATTACAGAGTTAGAACAGTCATATTTATTTAGTTTCCTCCGAGAAGTTGATGATATGATAAATATTTCTTTGCAGGAAGAGGATAAAGGGTGCCGAATGATCTTTACCCATACTTTTAACGATGATTCCTGGGTCGTTAATACCGCTGCAGGATGGCATAGGTGTTTGGATGCACTTCACTAG
- a CDS encoding sigma-70 family RNA polymerase sigma factor, with protein sequence MNELKQLAVTDERMLDEREQIIDQLMYEYSDDILHLVYTYVKNRATAEDLTQEIFIKCYEKLHQFNQKATIKTWVYRIASNHCKDYLKSWHYRKITLTDKVLDYIPSKSKQVEEEIITNSEENSLTNAVMSLPLKYREIVFLHYYEELTLTEISKITTVNINTIKTRLKRAKELLKDKMIEEGLGDEGSIN encoded by the coding sequence ATGAATGAACTAAAACAGTTGGCGGTGACAGATGAAAGGATGCTGGATGAGAGAGAGCAGATTATTGATCAATTAATGTATGAATATAGCGATGATATCCTGCATCTAGTATATACATATGTTAAAAACCGAGCGACAGCAGAAGATTTAACGCAAGAGATATTTATAAAGTGTTATGAAAAGTTACATCAGTTTAATCAAAAGGCAACAATCAAAACATGGGTATATCGGATTGCTAGTAATCATTGTAAGGATTATTTAAAAAGCTGGCATTATCGTAAAATAACGCTTACCGATAAAGTTTTGGATTATATCCCTTCAAAATCAAAACAAGTTGAAGAAGAGATTATCACGAATAGTGAAGAAAACAGCTTAACGAATGCGGTTATGAGTTTACCTCTGAAGTACAGGGAAATCGTATTTCTACATTATTATGAAGAACTGACTTTAACCGAAATAAGCAAGATTACTACAGTAAATATCAATACAATAAAAACGAGATTAAAGCGTGCGAAAGAATTATTAAAAGACAAGATGATAGAGGAGGGTTTAGGAGATGAAGGATCCATTAACTAA
- a CDS encoding PadR family transcriptional regulator yields the protein MKDPLTNLKSSMKRSMFKDLSFSNERKNAVKEAIRISQSQSPFYSWKIETIIAVLESIQHESKDGYNISIQLLQKNERTFQKNEGQLYTLLHLLEKEEILTANWINNKRYYSLNSKGKKYLATYKLDHLKQSLSLKHLIEEASL from the coding sequence ATGAAGGATCCATTAACTAACCTGAAGAGTTCGATGAAAAGATCAATGTTTAAGGATCTTTCTTTTTCAAATGAAAGGAAAAATGCTGTGAAAGAAGCCATTCGTATAAGCCAATCGCAATCACCATTTTATTCTTGGAAGATAGAAACCATTATCGCTGTATTAGAATCTATTCAGCATGAATCAAAGGATGGCTACAATATTTCCATCCAACTTTTGCAGAAAAATGAACGTACTTTCCAAAAAAATGAAGGACAACTTTATACACTATTACATCTATTAGAAAAGGAAGAAATCCTGACTGCAAATTGGATTAATAATAAGAGATATTATTCTTTAAATTCCAAAGGGAAAAAATACTTAGCTACATATAAACTAGATCACTTAAAACAAAGTTTATCCCTTAAACACTTAATAGAGGAGGCGTCCTTATGA
- a CDS encoding FtsW/RodA/SpoVE family cell cycle protein yields MSSPKFEEFLRKVTSRVKSKEAHTMIKKELTNHLQEVSQSYRKRGLSIEDADEKAIQEMGNPFIIGERLNPLYKPKMDWVLIVLFVIFAGISFLPLVGGIPDLSLSRTYFIGRQAIWYILAVLVIIGFLFFDYQKLKNGWKYFYVSGLIIHLYLHLFGHISNGAKKWISLSGLMVDGTIISLFLFFLAWAGIFNKINEFHHWKKQGFLFVLFWTPIFLNMMVPNYMFSIIYFFCLLGMFAFARVHKKLAINLIVTNIVAGILFIIIFIMTSHQSYLFSRLFAFINPDADPNGAGFIYIAVRNVLREAGWFGNGLNNELNFQLLPEAHTDFAFAFLVYSLGWIFGIGLCLILLLFILRISKNAFKTKDHYGRLIVIGGATLFAVPTIWNILMGFGIVPIMEVALPFVSYGGSAVLFYAAILGLILNVYRRKDIVEPTIADF; encoded by the coding sequence ATGAGTTCTCCTAAATTTGAAGAGTTTTTAAGGAAAGTAACTTCTAGAGTGAAATCAAAGGAAGCCCATACCATGATAAAAAAAGAGCTTACGAATCATCTACAAGAGGTAAGTCAATCTTATAGAAAAAGAGGATTATCTATAGAGGATGCAGATGAAAAGGCCATTCAAGAAATGGGAAATCCATTTATCATCGGAGAGAGATTAAATCCCCTTTATAAGCCAAAAATGGATTGGGTGCTTATTGTTTTATTTGTTATTTTTGCTGGGATTAGTTTTCTACCGTTAGTTGGTGGAATTCCTGACCTATCCTTATCTAGAACCTATTTTATAGGGCGACAAGCGATTTGGTACATACTTGCTGTTCTTGTAATCATTGGATTTCTATTCTTTGATTACCAAAAATTAAAGAACGGGTGGAAGTATTTTTATGTTAGTGGCCTGATAATCCATTTATACCTCCATCTATTTGGACATATATCCAATGGAGCAAAAAAGTGGATTTCCCTTTCAGGTCTTATGGTTGACGGAACCATAATAAGCTTATTTTTATTTTTTCTTGCTTGGGCTGGTATTTTTAACAAAATAAATGAGTTTCATCATTGGAAAAAACAAGGTTTCCTTTTTGTTTTATTTTGGACGCCTATCTTCCTCAATATGATGGTGCCCAATTATATGTTTAGTATCATTTACTTTTTCTGTTTACTTGGGATGTTTGCTTTTGCCCGAGTCCATAAGAAATTAGCTATTAATTTAATCGTAACAAATATAGTGGCTGGGATCCTTTTTATCATTATTTTCATCATGACCTCACACCAAAGTTATTTGTTTTCTAGATTATTTGCTTTTATAAACCCCGATGCTGATCCAAATGGAGCAGGATTTATTTATATTGCAGTCAGGAATGTCCTTAGAGAAGCAGGATGGTTCGGTAATGGACTTAACAACGAATTGAATTTCCAATTGCTACCAGAGGCGCATACTGATTTTGCTTTTGCCTTCCTCGTTTATTCTCTTGGTTGGATATTCGGAATTGGACTTTGTTTGATTCTGCTGTTATTTATTTTAAGAATCTCAAAAAATGCTTTTAAAACAAAGGACCATTATGGGAGATTGATCGTAATTGGCGGTGCTACATTATTTGCCGTACCTACGATCTGGAACATTTTGATGGGCTTTGGGATTGTGCCAATTATGGAAGTTGCCCTCCCATTTGTTAGTTATGGAGGAAGTGCGGTTCTCTTTTACGCCGCTATTTTAGGACTTATTTTAAATGTGTATAGGAGAAAAGATATTGTAGAACCCACTATAGCAGATTTTTAA
- a CDS encoding SRPBCC family protein, translating into MEASNQITVKTTVQASVEKVWTYWTEPTHITKWNTASDEWHTPYAENDLRVGGKFLSRMEAKDGSFGFDFSGIYDEVGLHKVIAYTLGDGRKVKINFKGQQNETEVIVTFDAETENPIEFQQQGWQAILDHFKNYTEHISV; encoded by the coding sequence ATGGAAGCATCTAACCAAATTACAGTGAAAACAACAGTTCAAGCATCCGTAGAAAAGGTATGGACGTACTGGACAGAACCCACTCATATAACCAAATGGAATACTGCTTCAGATGAATGGCACACACCCTATGCAGAAAATGATTTAAGAGTCGGTGGTAAATTTCTTTCAAGAATGGAAGCTAAGGATGGCAGTTTTGGTTTCGATTTTAGTGGAATTTACGATGAAGTGGGCTTACATAAAGTGATTGCATATACACTAGGGGATGGAAGGAAAGTTAAAATTAATTTTAAAGGTCAACAAAACGAAACCGAAGTCATTGTCACTTTTGATGCTGAAACAGAGAATCCCATTGAGTTCCAGCAACAAGGATGGCAGGCAATACTAGATCATTTCAAAAATTATACAGAACACATAAGCGTTTGA
- a CDS encoding ABC transporter permease, with the protein MHRFFYATLALTNMNKNGKTYYPYLLSCIGTIVMYYILHFLSVNDGLDQMSGGTSMKMLLGFGTYVIAIFSVIFLFYTNSFLIKRRKKEFGLFNILGMEKKHIARIMVWETFIVSFVSLVVGLVIGIIGSKLMFLLLLNLVNFEVPFGFDISWESIRATVILFAFIFILTLLNNLRQIHLSKPIELIKGGQTGEKEPKTQWILSVVGILSLAGGYYIALTTESPLAALELFFIAVMLVIIGTYSLFTSGTIALLKILRKNKRFYYKTNHFINVSGMIYRMKQNAAGLASICILSTAVLVMLSTTVALYIGVEDQLRTRYPRDITLTANNVSKEVSKKVNGIIGEEAQNNNIKMDNIIHYRYAAFPAIQEGNTFSKNSPKTVSPDRISFLSFIPLSEYNQMENQSIVLEENEVLLYTYRGELTQDTLMIAGQEFQIKEHIDSLFTEGIASAMLVNTYSIVVPDMQTIEKVNDWLNETPESLTELSYYYGFDTDGKAETEIALTNTLKSKLNEDGIDGVVEGAEESRESFYSLYGGLFFLGIFLGALFIMATVLIIYYKQISEGFDDKHRFEIMQKVGLGKHEIKKSIRSQVLMVFFLPLVTAVIHIAFAFQVITKLLALFNLTNVTLFALTTGGTIIIFAIFYAIIYVLTAREYYRIVSN; encoded by the coding sequence ATGCATAGATTCTTTTATGCTACACTAGCACTCACAAATATGAATAAAAATGGAAAAACGTATTATCCTTATCTATTGTCGTGCATAGGTACGATTGTGATGTATTACATCCTGCATTTTTTATCTGTCAATGATGGCTTGGATCAAATGTCTGGCGGAACCTCTATGAAAATGTTGTTAGGCTTTGGTACTTATGTTATTGCCATCTTTTCCGTCATATTTCTTTTCTATACGAACAGCTTTCTAATCAAACGCCGAAAAAAAGAGTTTGGTCTATTCAATATCCTCGGGATGGAAAAAAAACATATTGCTCGAATAATGGTCTGGGAAACGTTCATTGTTTCTTTTGTAAGTTTGGTTGTTGGTCTGGTAATTGGAATCATTGGGAGTAAATTAATGTTTTTACTGCTGTTGAATCTTGTAAACTTTGAAGTTCCTTTTGGCTTTGATATTTCCTGGGAATCCATTCGTGCCACTGTAATCCTGTTTGCCTTTATTTTTATTTTAACCTTACTGAATAACTTGAGACAAATTCATCTATCCAAGCCGATTGAATTAATTAAGGGTGGTCAAACAGGTGAAAAAGAACCGAAAACTCAATGGATCTTAAGTGTCGTCGGAATCCTCTCTCTAGCAGGCGGGTACTATATTGCCTTAACAACTGAGTCTCCTTTAGCGGCATTGGAATTATTTTTCATAGCTGTGATGCTTGTCATTATCGGGACCTACTCTTTGTTCACATCAGGAACCATTGCCCTATTAAAAATTTTGCGGAAAAATAAGCGTTTTTATTATAAAACGAACCATTTTATCAACGTTTCCGGTATGATTTACCGAATGAAGCAGAATGCAGCGGGATTAGCAAGTATTTGTATTCTATCAACAGCTGTCCTTGTCATGCTTTCAACAACCGTAGCTCTGTATATCGGGGTGGAAGATCAACTCCGGACGCGTTATCCAAGAGATATCACGTTGACAGCAAATAATGTTTCAAAGGAAGTATCGAAAAAAGTAAATGGGATTATTGGAGAGGAAGCGCAAAACAACAACATTAAAATGGATAACATCATCCATTATCGCTACGCTGCATTTCCAGCGATCCAAGAAGGGAATACCTTCTCAAAAAATTCACCTAAAACGGTGTCTCCCGATCGTATATCGTTCCTCAGTTTCATTCCATTGAGTGAATATAATCAGATGGAAAATCAATCAATCGTGTTAGAAGAAAATGAAGTTCTCCTATATACCTACCGAGGAGAACTAACTCAAGATACCCTTATGATTGCTGGACAGGAGTTTCAAATTAAAGAACATATAGATTCCTTGTTCACTGAGGGAATTGCCTCAGCCATGCTTGTCAACACTTACTCCATTGTAGTACCAGATATGCAAACGATCGAAAAGGTTAATGATTGGTTAAACGAAACCCCTGAAAGTCTAACCGAGTTATCTTACTATTACGGTTTTGACACAGATGGAAAGGCAGAAACGGAAATCGCCCTAACGAATACCCTCAAAAGCAAACTGAATGAAGACGGAATTGATGGTGTCGTTGAAGGAGCAGAAGAATCTAGGGAGTCTTTTTATTCCTTATATGGCGGTCTATTCTTCCTTGGGATTTTCCTTGGTGCCCTATTCATCATGGCGACGGTTCTGATTATTTATTATAAACAGATTTCTGAAGGCTTTGATGATAAACATCGATTTGAAATTATGCAAAAGGTTGGTTTAGGCAAACACGAAATCAAGAAATCCATTCGTAGTCAAGTCTTAATGGTCTTTTTCCTTCCGCTCGTTACAGCGGTCATCCATATAGCCTTTGCCTTTCAAGTCATAACCAAACTACTCGCTTTATTCAACTTGACCAACGTAACCTTATTTGCCCTTACTACCGGAGGAACCATCATCATCTTTGCCATTTTTTATGCCATTATCTATGTACTTACAGCAAGGGAGTATTATCGAATTGTCAGTAACTAG
- a CDS encoding ABC transporter ATP-binding protein: MLMLDVKNLRKVYTSRFGGNQVQALSDVTFSVEQGEYVAIMGESGSGKTTLLNILAALDKPTSGEVLLNGKSIVSIKEKEISMFRRENLGFVFQDFNLLDTFSLQDNIFLPLVLSGKSFNEMNHALQPIAKKLGIHEILQKFPYEVSGGQKQRAAVARALITNPQLILADEPTGALDSRSTDELLSLFSMINREGQTILMVTHSTKAASHASRVLFIKDGVVFHQLYRGSMRNEEMYQKISDTLNIIATGGVRNA, translated from the coding sequence ATGCTCATGCTGGATGTGAAAAATTTGAGGAAAGTATACACTTCACGGTTTGGAGGAAATCAAGTTCAAGCGTTATCCGATGTTACCTTTTCGGTAGAACAAGGAGAGTATGTGGCAATTATGGGAGAGTCTGGTTCCGGAAAAACAACGTTGCTTAATATTTTAGCCGCGCTCGATAAACCAACAAGCGGTGAAGTCCTTTTGAATGGAAAGAGCATTGTCTCTATTAAAGAAAAAGAGATTTCGATGTTCCGCCGTGAAAATCTTGGGTTCGTATTCCAGGACTTTAACCTGCTTGATACGTTCTCACTACAGGATAACATCTTTTTGCCCCTTGTCTTGTCAGGCAAGTCTTTCAATGAAATGAATCACGCTTTACAGCCTATTGCCAAGAAACTAGGAATTCATGAAATTCTACAAAAATTTCCTTACGAAGTGTCTGGGGGTCAAAAGCAACGTGCCGCTGTAGCTAGAGCTCTTATTACTAATCCACAACTAATATTAGCAGATGAACCCACTGGCGCTCTAGATTCCCGTTCCACTGATGAGTTACTAAGTTTATTTTCAATGATTAATAGAGAAGGTCAAACCATACTCATGGTTACCCACAGTACTAAAGCTGCTAGTCATGCAAGTCGGGTCCTTTTTATTAAGGATGGAGTGGTTTTCCACCAGCTTTATCGAGGCTCGATGAGGAATGAAGAGATGTACCAAAAGATCTCTGACACCTTAAATATAATTGCTACTGGTGGTGTGAGAAATGCATAG
- a CDS encoding sensor histidine kinase yields the protein MMKKYITFIISYLKDRQFLFLLFCSFAGIFLIVFSLYHIPLEPVLYAFTLCLYIGLSISVFDFIKFYKRHQLLTELHNKITVSIEELPPPRGQIEDDYQTLIALLHQDKVQTISKADEVRTDMIDYFTLWAHQIKTPIAAMNLLLQTEENEQNAELSIQLFKVEQYVDMVLQYLRLDHMSSDLVLKRYSLDDIVKQAIRKYAKMFIRKRIKLQYTTLHVDVLTDEKWLVFVIEQILSNAIKYSHQGTISIYMDPSKEKTLVIEDTGIGIAREDLPRVTEKGYTGYNGRADKKSTGIGLYLCKQILSKLSHTFDLESQVGNGTKVLIHLPTKDMQVE from the coding sequence ATGATGAAGAAATATATAACTTTTATAATCTCCTATTTAAAGGATCGACAATTTCTTTTTCTCCTCTTCTGTTCATTTGCAGGGATTTTTCTGATTGTATTTTCCCTCTATCATATTCCTTTAGAGCCGGTACTCTACGCCTTTACCCTATGCCTTTATATCGGTCTTAGTATTAGTGTTTTTGATTTTATAAAATTTTACAAGCGTCATCAATTATTAACCGAACTACATAATAAAATTACCGTGAGTATCGAGGAGCTTCCCCCACCTAGAGGACAAATCGAGGATGATTATCAAACCTTAATCGCCCTGCTTCACCAAGATAAAGTACAAACGATTTCCAAAGCGGACGAGGTACGGACAGATATGATTGACTATTTTACTTTATGGGCCCATCAAATCAAAACACCCATTGCCGCTATGAACCTCTTGCTCCAAACGGAAGAAAACGAACAAAACGCAGAACTTTCAATTCAGCTTTTTAAAGTTGAACAATATGTTGATATGGTGCTGCAATATCTCCGTCTTGACCATATGTCTTCTGATCTAGTGCTAAAGAGGTACAGTTTGGATGATATCGTCAAGCAAGCGATCCGAAAATACGCCAAGATGTTTATTCGAAAAAGGATCAAGCTTCAATATACAACCTTACATGTGGATGTATTAACGGATGAAAAATGGCTTGTCTTTGTCATCGAACAAATTCTATCAAATGCCATTAAATACAGTCATCAAGGAACCATTTCGATATATATGGATCCTTCCAAAGAAAAGACACTTGTCATTGAAGATACCGGAATTGGGATTGCACGTGAAGATCTGCCTCGTGTGACCGAAAAAGGGTATACCGGCTATAATGGACGTGCCGATAAAAAGTCAACAGGGATTGGATTATATCTTTGTAAGCAGATCTTATCCAAATTGTCTCACACCTTTGATTTGGAATCTCAGGTAGGAAACGGGACCAAAGTATTGATTCATTTACCTACAAAGGACATGCAGGTTGAATGA
- a CDS encoding response regulator transcription factor: MYKILIIEDDSIISKTTKKHLATWGYEVECVDDFKNVLSHFVSFDPQLILLDISLPFFNGYHWCTEIRKLSKVPIIFISSSSDNMNIVMAINMGGDDFIAKPFDLNVLTSKVQALIRRTYDFTGQSHLLEHKGAILNTRDSTLTFDGKKLELSKNDYKILHILLENKGKTVSRDMMMTRLWETDDFIDDNTLTVNVNRLRKKLAQLGLTDMIKTKKGMGYLVD, encoded by the coding sequence ATGTATAAAATTCTAATTATTGAAGATGATTCCATTATTTCTAAAACCACGAAAAAGCATCTTGCTACATGGGGATACGAAGTAGAGTGTGTGGATGATTTTAAGAATGTATTGAGCCACTTTGTTTCCTTTGATCCACAGTTAATTCTTTTAGATATCTCTTTACCCTTTTTCAATGGCTATCATTGGTGCACGGAGATTCGTAAGCTATCTAAAGTTCCCATCATCTTTATCTCCTCCTCCTCTGACAATATGAACATTGTCATGGCCATTAATATGGGCGGTGATGATTTTATAGCCAAGCCGTTTGATCTGAATGTCCTTACTTCCAAAGTTCAAGCTCTAATACGCCGCACCTATGATTTTACAGGACAATCCCATTTACTCGAACATAAAGGAGCTATCCTTAATACAAGAGACTCTACCTTAACTTTTGATGGGAAGAAACTAGAGTTATCCAAAAACGATTATAAAATCTTACATATTCTTTTAGAGAACAAAGGAAAGACTGTATCTAGAGATATGATGATGACAAGGCTTTGGGAAACAGATGATTTTATTGATGATAATACGCTAACCGTGAATGTCAATCGATTACGAAAAAAACTAGCACAACTAGGACTAACTGACATGATTAAAACAAAAAAAGGAATGGGATATTTGGTAGATTGA
- a CDS encoding acetaldehyde dehydrogenase (acetylating), translating into MTKIKVAILGSGNIGTDLMYKILKNDGDMELALLAGIDAKSEGLTRAKNLGIRTSDQGIDAILEDPEIKIVFDATSAKAHMVHAEKLRAAGKVAIDLTPAAVGPFVVPTVNLSDHMDAMNVNLISCGGQATTPLVYAVNRIVPVHYAEVITTAASLSIGPGTRHNVDEFTQTTANALHEIGGANITRAIPVFNPATPPVNMTNTAYAVIQEKDFDEEAVKKSVEMIVAEISSYVPGYRLKNAPIIDYRETPWGHLPTVVIMNEIEGAGDFFPTYAGNLDIMTASARKVGEVFAQNLLRAQEVKQ; encoded by the coding sequence ATGACCAAAATTAAGGTAGCTATATTAGGGTCTGGAAACATTGGTACAGATTTGATGTATAAGATTCTAAAAAATGATGGGGATATGGAGTTAGCTTTACTTGCAGGGATTGATGCTAAATCTGAAGGGCTGACAAGAGCTAAAAACCTAGGAATCCGCACAAGCGATCAAGGCATAGATGCCATTTTGGAAGATCCTGAAATTAAGATTGTATTTGATGCGACAAGTGCAAAAGCACATATGGTTCATGCGGAAAAATTGCGTGCTGCAGGAAAGGTGGCTATCGATTTAACTCCTGCTGCTGTCGGTCCTTTCGTTGTACCAACCGTTAATTTAAGTGACCATATGGACGCAATGAATGTGAACTTGATTTCGTGTGGCGGACAGGCAACGACGCCTCTCGTATACGCAGTCAATCGAATTGTGCCTGTTCATTATGCGGAAGTGATTACAACAGCAGCAAGTCTATCTATTGGTCCGGGTACAAGGCATAATGTGGACGAATTCACCCAAACAACAGCGAATGCACTACACGAAATTGGAGGCGCTAACATAACGAGAGCGATCCCTGTTTTTAATCCAGCAACTCCACCGGTCAATATGACCAATACGGCGTATGCTGTCATTCAAGAAAAAGATTTTGATGAGGAAGCTGTAAAAAAATCAGTTGAAATGATTGTAGCCGAAATTTCGAGTTATGTTCCAGGATATCGTTTAAAAAATGCTCCAATAATTGACTACCGGGAGACACCATGGGGACATTTACCAACGGTTGTCATTATGAATGAAATTGAAGGAGCAGGAGATTTCTTTCCGACTTATGCAGGAAATTTAGATATTATGACTGCTTCAGCACGCAAGGTAGGAGAAGTGTTTGCACAAAATTTACTGAGAGCTCAGGAGGTAAAACAATAA